A portion of the Carya illinoinensis cultivar Pawnee chromosome 11, C.illinoinensisPawnee_v1, whole genome shotgun sequence genome contains these proteins:
- the LOC122282275 gene encoding uncharacterized protein LOC122282275: MYGGSQGHIVFQKSSLRKANFKELFESLYSQCDQSLMEQFSVLARSIWSRRNKMIFEGSFVHPSLLVNQASQSLTDYRTAQENWKTKAQIHSQASMWSPPPSGVTKINWDAAVDGPNNRIGIGLVARDQVGNVMISKKLSISCFPEPLLAEAIGAFHAVSLAKEMGLTSVIFEGDSLQVVNGLNLPLDSGDNVGMFLSDTKSILSSFSLWSVVFVGRSGNHCAHVLAKESLMLAVNSTELVYGTPCNHGPF, translated from the coding sequence ATGTATGGAGGGAGTCAAGGCCATATAGTGTTTCAAAAAAGTTCTTTAAGGAAAGCCAATTTCAAAGAGCTTTTCGAGAGCCTATATAGTCAGTGTGATCAAAGCTTAATGGAACAGTTTTCTGTGTTAGCCAGGAGCATTTGGTctagaagaaacaagatgatCTTCGAGGGGTCCTTTGTGCATCCAAGTCTGTTAGTAAATCAGGCTTCACAATCATTGACTGATTATAGGACTGCCCAAGAGAACTGGAAGACAAAGGCTCAGATCCACTCTCAAGCATCCATGTGGTCTCCCCCTCCATCAGGTGTCACGAAAATTAACTGGGATGCTGCTGTGGATGGTCCTAACAATAGAATTGGTATTGGACTGGTGGCTCGAGACCAAGTGGGTAATGTTATGATCAGCAAAAAGCTCTCCATTTCTTGCTTTCCTGAACCTCTGCTGGCTGAAGCTATAGGTGCTTTTCATGCGGTTTCCCTGGCCAAGGAGATGGGTCTCACTTCTGTTATCTTTGAAGGGGATTCCTTACAGGTTGTTAATGGTCTCAATCTCCCTTTAGACAGCGGCGATAATGTGGGCATGTTTTTATCTGACACTAAGAGTATTCTCTCTAGTTTTAGTCTTTGGTCTGTGGTTTTTGTTGGGAGGAGTGGTAATCACTGTGCTCATGTACTAGCCAAAGAATCTCTAATGTTAGCTGTGAACTCGACTGAACTGGTCTATGGTACACCATGTAATCATGGCCCCTTTTAA
- the LOC122282780 gene encoding photosystem II core complex proteins psbY, chloroplastic produces MAATMAMLNAKCLITSSNKMAANPTKPASYTKPNTLLSIQNLTKGLTSKSVESLNFSTSLTSSAIAGAIFSTLSSCDTAMAAQQIADIAEGDNRGIALLLPIVPAVAWVLFNILQPALNQINRMRSNQGLIVGLGLGLGGLAASGFMSTPHASAGEIAMIAEAAPTSDSRGQLLLIVVAPAILWVIYNILQPALNQINKMRSE; encoded by the coding sequence ATGGCAGCAACAATGGCCATGCTCAATGCAAAATGCTTGATCACCAGCTCCAACAAAATGGCTGCCAACCCAACCAAACCAGCCTCCTACACAAAACCCAACACCCTCCTCTCCATTCAAAACCTCACAAAGGGCCTTACCTCTAAATCTGTTGAAAGTCTCAACTTCTCAACTTCTTTAACAAGTTCTGCCATTGCTGGAGCCATCTTTTCAACCCTAAGCTCTTGTGACACAGCCATGGCTGCCCAACAAATTGCTGACATAGCCGAGGGCGACAACCGTGGGATAGCACTGTTGCTGCCCATTGTTCCAGCAGTGGCGTGGGTGCTCTTCAACATCCTACAACCAGCGCTTAACCAAATCAACCGTATGCGCAGCAACCAGGGGCTCATCGTCGGGCTCGGGCTCGGGCTCGGAGGGTTGGCCGCATCTGGGTTCATGTCAACACCCCATGCATCAGCCGGTGAAATTGCTATGATTGCTGAGGCAGCACCCACGAGCGACAGCAGAGGACAGCTTCTTCTGATCGTTGTTGCTCCGGCTATTCTCTGGGTCATCTACAATATTCTTCAACCAGCCTTGAACCAGATCAACAAGATGAGGTCTGAGTGA